In one window of Corynebacterium incognita DNA:
- a CDS encoding LysE family translocator translates to MTVGALAALAGVWLVTIVVPGPDLVQILRAGMRSTTAGVYCALGVTTGITIWLLLSIAGMSAVIAANPSILVGLQIVGGCYLVYMGLSALWGVWRTRSRGGEVKGIATTDATRAGGGVVDPGFSDEAEDDREQSADAEAGELGKFKAFRMGLLSDLANPKTVVFFGAVFAQFFTPDMTAEWTLAVIAVLLVETIAWVMFFAIMVRAVSRWLMRYHLAVDAVAGAILAALGGVILGEGIKALARAT, encoded by the coding sequence ATGACTGTGGGTGCACTCGCCGCACTAGCCGGCGTGTGGCTGGTGACCATCGTGGTTCCGGGACCGGACTTGGTACAGATTCTGCGGGCAGGCATGCGCTCGACGACCGCGGGCGTCTACTGCGCCCTGGGCGTGACCACGGGCATCACCATCTGGCTGCTGCTGTCTATCGCGGGCATGTCCGCCGTCATCGCGGCGAACCCCTCCATCCTCGTCGGCCTGCAGATCGTGGGCGGCTGCTACCTCGTCTACATGGGACTGTCCGCCCTCTGGGGAGTGTGGCGCACGCGGTCCCGCGGCGGCGAGGTCAAAGGCATCGCGACCACGGACGCCACTCGCGCCGGCGGCGGCGTGGTGGATCCGGGCTTTAGCGACGAGGCCGAGGACGACCGCGAACAGAGCGCCGACGCCGAGGCCGGGGAGCTGGGCAAGTTCAAGGCCTTCCGCATGGGCCTGCTGTCTGACCTGGCGAACCCGAAGACCGTGGTCTTCTTCGGCGCCGTGTTCGCACAGTTCTTCACCCCCGACATGACCGCCGAGTGGACCCTGGCCGTCATCGCAGTGCTGCTGGTGGAAACCATCGCGTGGGTGATGTTCTTCGCCATCATGGTACGCGCGGTCTCGCGCTGGCTTATGCGCTACCACCTGGCTGTCGACGCCGTGGCGGGCGCCATCCTGGCTGCACTCGGCGGCGTGATTCTGGGCGAAGGCATCAAAGCCCTAGCGCGGGCTACCTAG
- a CDS encoding YbjQ family protein: MIFTTTNTVDGHRITEYMRIVAGETITGINAFKDLGAGFRNLVGGRSESYEQETVKAREQALNEMWQRASELGADAVVGVAVDYSTVGAQGALLMVSVTGTAVKLAPAN; this comes from the coding sequence ATGATTTTCACTACCACCAACACCGTCGACGGCCACCGCATTACCGAGTACATGCGCATCGTCGCCGGCGAGACCATCACCGGCATCAACGCCTTCAAGGACCTGGGCGCGGGCTTCCGTAACCTCGTGGGCGGGCGCTCCGAGTCCTACGAGCAGGAGACCGTGAAGGCCCGCGAGCAGGCGCTCAACGAGATGTGGCAGCGCGCCTCCGAGCTGGGCGCCGACGCCGTCGTGGGCGTCGCCGTGGACTATTCCACCGTGGGCGCGCAGGGCGCACTGCTCATGGTGTCGGTCACCGGCACCGCCGTGAAGCTGGCTCCCGCGAACTAG
- a CDS encoding RNA-binding S4 domain-containing protein — MSEFTVPISGESIKLGQFIKLASLTATGGEAKEAIAEGLVTVNGEVDTRRGRTLVVGDAVSLGGMTAIVGGVADDDADDDFFDEATADDDFDPEQWRNL, encoded by the coding sequence ATGAGTGAATTCACCGTGCCCATCTCGGGCGAGTCCATCAAGCTCGGGCAGTTCATCAAGCTTGCGAGCCTCACCGCCACCGGCGGGGAAGCCAAAGAGGCGATCGCCGAAGGCCTGGTCACCGTCAACGGTGAGGTGGACACCCGCCGCGGCCGCACCCTGGTGGTAGGGGATGCGGTGAGCCTCGGGGGAATGACCGCCATCGTCGGCGGCGTTGCTGACGATGATGCGGACGATGACTTCTTCGACGAAGCCACCGCCGACGACGATTTTGATCCCGAACAATGGAGGAACCTCTAA
- a CDS encoding VOC family protein, producing the protein MPAFMAEVGMPYWIDLTTSDTRKSAYFYSKVMGWEVSDVEGGNGYRMARIQGLPLAGFIPQPADAPFPDTWITYFLAADVAGDCERAVNLGGRVLSEPRQVEMGMMALLADPAGAMFGLIQPTVDEKFVAAGEPGCPVWHELTATTNHKAAVDFYGELFDWEIATMDSAADEDFEYATAMAEGAAFAGMWNAKGNFPPQVPSFWQTYLGVRDVAQAAKTAQELGGEVIREPWDSPFGRMCILADSTGATVTVCEVEDAPEEEPRESDDLLNL; encoded by the coding sequence ATGCCCGCTTTCATGGCCGAGGTAGGAATGCCCTACTGGATTGACCTGACCACCTCCGACACACGTAAGTCGGCGTACTTCTACTCCAAGGTGATGGGCTGGGAGGTCTCAGACGTCGAGGGCGGCAACGGCTACCGCATGGCGCGTATCCAGGGCCTGCCCCTGGCCGGTTTCATCCCGCAGCCTGCCGACGCCCCGTTCCCTGACACCTGGATCACCTACTTCCTCGCCGCGGACGTTGCGGGCGACTGCGAGCGCGCGGTGAACCTGGGCGGCCGCGTGCTCTCCGAGCCGCGCCAGGTGGAGATGGGCATGATGGCGCTGCTCGCGGACCCGGCGGGCGCGATGTTTGGGCTCATTCAGCCCACGGTTGATGAGAAGTTCGTAGCCGCCGGCGAGCCCGGCTGCCCGGTATGGCATGAGCTGACCGCGACGACGAACCACAAGGCGGCCGTGGACTTCTACGGCGAGCTCTTTGACTGGGAGATCGCCACCATGGACAGCGCTGCCGACGAGGATTTCGAGTACGCCACCGCCATGGCCGAGGGCGCGGCATTCGCGGGCATGTGGAACGCGAAGGGCAACTTCCCGCCGCAGGTGCCGAGTTTTTGGCAGACCTATCTGGGCGTACGCGACGTGGCGCAGGCCGCGAAGACCGCGCAGGAACTCGGCGGCGAGGTCATCCGCGAGCCGTGGGATTCGCCGTTCGGCCGCATGTGCATCCTGGCCGACTCCACGGGCGCGACCGTGACGGTATGCGAGGTCGAGGACGCCCCGGAGGAAGAGCCGCGCGAGTCCGACGACCTGCTGAACCTCTAG
- a CDS encoding MGMT family protein — MLDVVGRIPPGNVSSYGEVAKAAGVGARYVGRVLRERGDTVAWWRVVRVDGSSHDLDRAAAHWDREGIPRAGRAGERVAMERAALDSHELTQKPSNAQA, encoded by the coding sequence GTGCTGGACGTGGTCGGGCGCATCCCGCCAGGCAACGTCTCCTCCTACGGCGAGGTGGCCAAGGCCGCGGGGGTGGGCGCGCGCTACGTCGGCCGCGTGCTGCGCGAGCGCGGGGATACCGTCGCGTGGTGGCGCGTGGTCCGCGTGGACGGCAGCTCCCATGACCTCGACCGGGCCGCGGCGCACTGGGACCGCGAAGGCATCCCGCGCGCGGGCCGGGCAGGAGAGCGCGTGGCCATGGAACGTGCGGCGCTGGATTCCCACGAGCTCACGCAAAAGCCGAGCAACGCGCAGGCCTAG
- a CDS encoding GTPase: MALLGKKTPLNDRLAALRDAAQLGEGYLTDEQHAKIERVAREASERRELSGDHTVVGFFGATGSGKTSLFNAVVGEDLGKAAARRPTTSSPLAAVWHPDGSEELLDWLEVEDRRSRSGDFAKNAGPLILLDLPDFDSVELSNRDTAAKLVGKVDVLVWVTDPEKYADSVIHNDFIRPHASHGTVTLAVLNKADKLADADVDQVADSLRGLLVEDGLAKANVIPTSAKTGMGVDTLRTAIAKVASSHNAQQQRIEADLTAVSADWVDNAPAHKVPSGAKKEMDTLLAQAAGADTIADATAAAYRKRLGKKTGWVVTSWMLNLRADPLRRLGLREESDETGVHRTSMPELDASSKAVANRGVRGYAQAISGDLPTGWKSAVATETEEILEKVPQHLDRAVAKTKLPAQPSAAWNVFAVLQWLALLAALVGVGWYLVAAFLPGVLEPFMDDITPEIEGWPYPTLLIAGGVLLGIVLGLFTGAFGFAIGSGVRRRTRRALRREVAAVSAEKVEQPLLAVRDSYLDFIAKMRVAAGR, encoded by the coding sequence ATGGCGCTGCTAGGAAAGAAGACCCCACTCAACGATCGGCTGGCCGCGCTGCGGGACGCCGCCCAGCTCGGCGAGGGCTATCTCACCGATGAACAGCACGCGAAGATCGAGCGCGTGGCGCGCGAGGCCAGCGAGCGCCGCGAACTCTCCGGCGACCACACGGTGGTCGGCTTCTTCGGCGCCACCGGCTCGGGCAAGACCTCCCTGTTCAACGCCGTCGTCGGCGAGGACCTGGGCAAGGCCGCCGCGCGCCGGCCCACCACCTCCTCCCCGCTGGCCGCAGTGTGGCACCCGGACGGCTCCGAAGAACTCCTCGACTGGCTCGAGGTGGAGGATCGCCGCTCACGCTCCGGCGACTTTGCCAAAAACGCCGGCCCGCTCATCCTGCTGGACCTGCCGGACTTCGACTCGGTGGAGCTATCCAACCGCGACACCGCGGCCAAGCTCGTGGGCAAGGTGGACGTCCTCGTGTGGGTCACGGACCCGGAGAAATACGCGGACTCCGTCATCCACAATGACTTCATCCGCCCGCACGCCTCCCACGGCACGGTGACGCTCGCGGTGCTCAACAAGGCTGACAAGCTTGCCGACGCCGACGTGGACCAGGTCGCCGACTCCCTCCGCGGCCTGCTGGTAGAGGACGGCCTAGCCAAGGCGAACGTGATCCCGACGAGCGCGAAGACAGGCATGGGCGTCGATACGCTGCGCACAGCGATTGCCAAGGTGGCCTCGAGCCACAACGCCCAACAGCAACGCATCGAAGCCGACCTCACCGCGGTGTCCGCGGACTGGGTAGACAACGCCCCGGCGCACAAGGTGCCATCCGGCGCGAAGAAAGAGATGGACACGCTGCTCGCGCAGGCCGCGGGCGCAGATACCATCGCGGACGCGACGGCGGCGGCCTACCGCAAGCGCCTGGGCAAGAAGACGGGCTGGGTGGTGACGTCGTGGATGCTCAATCTGCGGGCGGACCCGCTGCGCCGCTTAGGCCTGCGGGAGGAATCGGACGAGACCGGCGTGCACCGCACCTCGATGCCCGAGCTGGACGCGTCCTCGAAGGCCGTGGCCAACCGGGGCGTGCGCGGCTACGCGCAGGCGATCTCCGGCGACCTGCCCACGGGGTGGAAGAGCGCGGTGGCCACGGAGACCGAGGAGATCCTGGAGAAGGTGCCGCAGCACCTCGACCGCGCAGTGGCCAAGACGAAGCTGCCCGCGCAGCCCTCGGCGGCGTGGAACGTGTTCGCGGTGCTGCAGTGGCTCGCGCTGCTGGCGGCGCTGGTGGGCGTGGGCTGGTACCTCGTCGCGGCATTTCTGCCGGGGGTGCTGGAGCCGTTCATGGATGACATCACCCCGGAGATCGAGGGCTGGCCGTACCCGACGCTGCTCATCGCGGGCGGCGTGCTGTTGGGCATCGTGCTGGGGCTGTTTACCGGCGCGTTTGGCTTCGCCATCGGCTCCGGCGTGCGGCGCCGTACCCGCCGCGCGCTGCGCCGCGAGGTGGCGGCAGTGTCCGCGGAGAAGGTGGAGCAACCGCTGCTTGCGGTGCGTGACAGCTACCTGGATTTCATCGCGAAGATGCGGGTGGCCGCGGGGCGCTAG
- a CDS encoding ABC transporter — protein MNDIPSTPYKAVEQLRDALASATFVTNDEAAARAEAAVAQIDDYILPRLNNADAPLLGVVGGSTGSGKSTLVNGIVGTPVTTPGVIRPTTRQPVLVAHPDDTDWFNSGEVLPGLAREQGDPGANPSATSLRVVSTDSITPGLALLDAPDFDSIDDRNRELAGQLLAAADLWLFVTTPARYADNLVWNFLNDAAARNIEVIVVLNRVDEDAMATVPDDLRRMMSEAGLGEASFFVVPHSELVDGQLPAAAVTDLQAHLQALAADAAARREMAAKTVAGAVEKLGRSVSELSAEKQREEERAAQLAEAFDNAFARAGEQVIDATSDGNLLRKEVMQRWQDFVGTSDAFRAIERWYSLALDKIGSFITGKPAPVREVETEIEEGLHAVIVDAAQTAAARSWGNLGTLAPRLRDEADPALSEASTDIEEQAAQLVRDWQSGLMDYIQDNAADKRMKARVLSAGLNVLTVALMVVVFASTAGLTGGEVAIAGGSAVVGQKLLETIFGEDNVRRMAKKARQDLNERITELFGAERARFDAVTGRLTGGTASTELDAALERAVTAAKEQA, from the coding sequence GTGAATGACATCCCGAGCACACCGTACAAGGCCGTAGAACAGTTGCGGGACGCGCTGGCGTCCGCGACGTTCGTGACCAATGACGAGGCCGCCGCCCGCGCCGAGGCCGCCGTCGCGCAGATCGATGACTACATCCTGCCGCGGCTCAACAACGCGGACGCGCCACTACTTGGCGTGGTGGGCGGCTCCACGGGAAGCGGTAAATCCACGCTGGTCAACGGGATCGTCGGCACGCCGGTGACCACCCCGGGCGTCATCCGCCCCACCACCCGCCAGCCGGTGCTCGTGGCCCACCCCGACGACACCGACTGGTTCAACTCCGGCGAGGTCCTGCCCGGGTTGGCGCGCGAGCAGGGTGATCCCGGTGCTAACCCGTCGGCGACGTCGCTGCGCGTGGTGAGCACCGATTCCATCACGCCCGGCCTGGCGCTTCTCGACGCCCCGGACTTCGACTCCATCGACGACCGCAACCGCGAACTCGCCGGCCAGCTACTCGCCGCCGCGGACCTGTGGTTGTTCGTCACCACGCCCGCGCGCTACGCCGACAACCTTGTCTGGAACTTCCTCAACGACGCCGCGGCCCGCAACATCGAGGTCATCGTTGTGCTCAACCGCGTGGACGAGGACGCCATGGCCACCGTGCCGGATGACCTGCGCCGCATGATGAGCGAGGCCGGGCTGGGCGAGGCCTCCTTCTTCGTGGTCCCTCACTCCGAGCTTGTCGACGGCCAGCTGCCCGCCGCCGCAGTCACCGACCTGCAGGCGCACCTTCAGGCCCTGGCGGCCGACGCCGCCGCCCGCCGCGAGATGGCGGCGAAGACGGTGGCAGGCGCCGTCGAGAAGCTGGGGCGCAGCGTGAGCGAGCTCAGCGCGGAGAAGCAGCGCGAGGAAGAGCGCGCCGCGCAGCTCGCAGAGGCCTTTGATAACGCGTTCGCCCGCGCCGGCGAGCAGGTCATCGATGCCACGAGCGACGGCAACCTGCTGCGCAAGGAGGTCATGCAGCGCTGGCAGGACTTCGTGGGCACCTCGGACGCGTTCCGCGCCATCGAGCGCTGGTACTCGTTGGCGTTGGACAAGATTGGCTCGTTCATCACGGGCAAACCCGCGCCGGTGCGTGAGGTCGAGACCGAGATCGAGGAGGGCCTGCACGCCGTTATCGTGGACGCCGCGCAGACCGCCGCGGCCCGCAGCTGGGGCAACCTGGGCACCCTCGCCCCGCGCCTGCGCGACGAAGCCGACCCCGCATTGTCCGAGGCCAGCACGGACATCGAGGAGCAGGCCGCGCAGCTGGTGCGCGACTGGCAGTCCGGCCTCATGGACTACATCCAAGACAATGCTGCGGACAAGCGCATGAAGGCCCGCGTGCTGTCCGCCGGGCTCAACGTGCTCACCGTGGCGCTCATGGTGGTGGTCTTCGCGTCCACCGCCGGGCTCACCGGCGGCGAGGTGGCCATCGCTGGCGGTTCCGCGGTGGTGGGCCAGAAGTTGTTGGAGACCATCTTCGGCGAAGACAACGTCCGCCGCATGGCCAAGAAGGCGCGCCAGGATCTTAACGAGCGCATCACGGAGCTCTTCGGCGCCGAACGCGCCCGCTTTGATGCCGTGACCGGCCGACTCACCGGCGGCACCGCTTCCACGGAGCTGGACGCCGCGCTCGAGCGCGCGGTCACCGCAGCAAAGGAGCAGGCATAA
- a CDS encoding Fic family protein, whose protein sequence is MKYYFPKRRVLGNKAVGGMAYRMLKTEFHANGKAAAEELYQKRITSDSALRWDFRIGEDPAFCVLTVDIVTRLEQIMSRERRISSLWHEIPVGASRGYVQTLLLREIEATNGIEDIRSTRQEIDEALRAKRGDGGPYKRFRELARLYNGLAFEWLELPKNFADVREIYDAVTDGELEDGAEIEGPLFRAETTNVMGGTKVIHKAVPAHEIEPRIQMMLELLHEKETSGLITAVVTHFMFEYVHPFYDGNGRTGRFLLAQKLQRVLSLPTAIALSPTINEYKSRYYKAFETAENPLNRAELTGFVNDMLALIATAQAEMLQDLIARKYLFDGLKRRIENLPSGSKKEQRRAQILFLLGQVWLFDDTRVIAQDDVLPYFSESPRTLRKDIAHLEDEGLVQAVSQRPLRYTLTKKACSELDLTR, encoded by the coding sequence GTGAAGTACTATTTCCCTAAAAGGCGGGTTTTGGGAAATAAGGCGGTTGGTGGAATGGCGTATCGGATGCTCAAAACGGAGTTTCATGCGAACGGAAAGGCAGCAGCCGAGGAGCTTTACCAGAAGCGAATCACGTCTGACAGTGCGTTGCGTTGGGACTTCCGTATCGGGGAAGACCCCGCATTTTGTGTGCTCACCGTGGATATCGTCACGCGATTAGAACAAATCATGAGCCGAGAGCGGAGAATCTCCAGCCTTTGGCATGAGATTCCGGTTGGGGCGTCGCGGGGTTATGTGCAGACTCTATTGCTCCGGGAAATCGAGGCAACGAACGGCATTGAAGACATTAGGTCCACACGGCAGGAGATTGATGAAGCGCTTCGGGCGAAACGTGGAGATGGCGGTCCGTACAAGCGATTCCGCGAACTCGCGCGGTTATACAATGGCCTGGCCTTTGAATGGTTGGAGTTGCCCAAAAACTTCGCCGATGTTCGGGAGATTTACGACGCTGTAACCGATGGCGAACTGGAAGACGGAGCTGAAATTGAGGGGCCACTGTTCCGTGCCGAGACCACGAATGTAATGGGCGGGACAAAGGTGATCCATAAGGCTGTTCCTGCTCACGAGATCGAGCCGCGGATTCAAATGATGCTGGAGTTACTTCATGAAAAGGAAACCTCAGGACTTATCACGGCGGTGGTTACCCACTTTATGTTTGAGTATGTTCACCCGTTTTACGACGGCAACGGGCGCACTGGTCGGTTTCTCCTGGCTCAGAAGTTGCAGCGGGTGCTTTCACTACCGACAGCCATCGCGTTGTCACCGACGATCAACGAATACAAGTCGCGCTACTATAAGGCCTTCGAAACCGCCGAGAACCCGCTTAACCGTGCGGAGTTGACGGGATTCGTCAACGACATGCTCGCACTCATCGCGACGGCGCAGGCTGAGATGCTGCAAGACCTCATTGCTCGCAAGTATCTCTTCGATGGGCTCAAGCGGCGTATTGAGAACCTGCCCTCGGGGTCGAAGAAAGAGCAACGCCGTGCCCAAATCCTTTTCCTGCTGGGGCAGGTGTGGCTTTTCGATGACACCCGGGTGATTGCCCAAGACGACGTGCTGCCGTATTTCAGCGAGTCTCCCAGGACGCTGCGCAAAGACATCGCCCACCTCGAAGACGAGGGACTTGTTCAAGCTGTATCACAGAGGCCACTGCGCTATACCCTGACGAAAAAGGCGTGCAGCGAACTCGACTTAACCCGCTGA
- a CDS encoding PrsW family intramembrane metalloprotease has protein sequence MSRIFRTTMWVLIGLGLLVTLVVGGATVMLSPATGAISAVFSALYIAAVIWLLRLFRPAFPDAGTGWIIASLLWGAAASLVFVFPSAMSVMALSEYTGWYDAVASWGGAYPEEAAKALGIIFVLFSYQQLNRPWHAVIVGAVIGLGFETFENILYGVTGGMMDLESDMRGMLITWAQRVFVGPFLHITFTAIAGWGIGWAIYAARRGILWRLATGLSWLALAFTLHFAWNYMTDTDVTFIIKNIIVCAIMYPVLGWILTRSKNLAAADHSYSYQEGFVIRP, from the coding sequence ATGAGTCGGATTTTTCGCACCACGATGTGGGTCCTCATCGGCCTCGGCCTCCTAGTCACACTGGTAGTCGGCGGCGCCACCGTCATGCTCAGCCCCGCCACCGGCGCGATCAGCGCCGTATTCTCCGCACTCTATATCGCGGCGGTGATCTGGCTACTACGCCTGTTCCGCCCCGCCTTCCCCGACGCGGGCACAGGCTGGATCATCGCCTCACTACTATGGGGCGCAGCCGCCAGCCTGGTATTCGTCTTCCCCTCCGCCATGTCCGTCATGGCGCTCAGCGAATACACCGGCTGGTACGACGCCGTCGCCTCCTGGGGCGGCGCCTACCCCGAAGAAGCCGCCAAAGCACTCGGCATCATCTTCGTGCTCTTTTCCTACCAACAACTCAACCGCCCCTGGCACGCAGTCATCGTCGGCGCAGTCATCGGCCTCGGCTTCGAAACCTTCGAAAACATCCTCTACGGCGTCACCGGCGGCATGATGGACCTCGAATCAGACATGCGCGGCATGCTCATCACCTGGGCCCAACGCGTCTTCGTCGGCCCCTTCCTCCACATCACCTTCACCGCCATCGCCGGCTGGGGCATCGGCTGGGCCATCTACGCCGCCCGCCGCGGAATCCTCTGGCGCCTTGCCACCGGACTATCCTGGCTAGCCCTGGCCTTTACCCTCCACTTCGCCTGGAACTACATGACCGACACCGACGTCACCTTCATCATCAAAAACATCATCGTCTGCGCCATCATGTACCCCGTCCTCGGCTGGATACTCACCCGCTCAAAAAACCTCGCCGCCGCCGACCACAGCTACAGCTACCAGGAGGGATTCGTGATTAGACCTTGA
- a CDS encoding M13 family metallopeptidase — MKDLYQFVNGPWLTSHVIPDDRGVDGTFHALRDAAEADVHEIVKADDGRAGALYASFMDTEGVNGAGMAPLDADLDRLAVADIEELVAVLGALEREGVGAPVTFWVEKDSGSEAALAYIVQSGLGLPDEAYYRDEAHAETLAAYVKHVEEMLGFLDPARLFGLPADVAAERIVGLEKEIAAGHWDVVSTRDAVKTYNPAEFSELPELVQVALRGGGLPEHRVVNMMPSYLEHLAGLLTGERIADWQLWATWHILRSRAGVLPEEVGAKNFEFYGTTLSGATQQRDRWKRGVGLAESMVGQEVGKIFVDKHFPASSKKEMLELVDYLTAAYRERISQLEWMTPATRERALEKLGKFQAKIGYPDTWRDYSGLEFSAAGADLLDNVRKGWAFLHDYELGKIGKPADREEWFSTPQTVNAFYNPVVNDITFPAAILRPPFYSPEADAAENFGAIGAVIGHEIGHGFDDQGSQYDGTGNLNSWWTDEDRAAFEELTSKLVEQYKGLVPSVLKDNGIESAGVNGEFTLGENIGDLGGLGIAVVAYRNYLADKGLDFATSPVHAFEVEDADPALYEQEYNGLQRLFLSWASVWRTAIRPEMAQQYLAIDPHSPAEFRCNQIASNIAEFYEAFDVPEDSPMYLAPEQRVTIW; from the coding sequence ATGAAAGACTTGTACCAATTTGTTAACGGACCCTGGCTCACCTCCCACGTCATCCCGGATGATCGCGGGGTAGACGGCACCTTTCACGCGCTTCGCGACGCCGCGGAGGCCGACGTCCACGAGATCGTGAAGGCCGACGACGGCCGCGCGGGCGCGCTGTATGCATCCTTCATGGATACCGAGGGTGTCAACGGTGCGGGCATGGCGCCTCTCGACGCCGACTTGGACCGCCTCGCCGTCGCCGACATCGAGGAGCTGGTGGCGGTTCTCGGCGCCCTGGAGCGCGAGGGCGTGGGCGCGCCGGTGACGTTCTGGGTGGAAAAGGACTCCGGTTCCGAGGCCGCGCTGGCTTATATCGTGCAGTCGGGCCTGGGGCTTCCGGACGAGGCCTATTACCGCGACGAAGCACACGCCGAGACCCTGGCGGCCTACGTCAAGCACGTGGAGGAGATGCTGGGCTTTTTGGATCCGGCACGCCTGTTCGGCCTGCCCGCCGACGTGGCGGCGGAGCGCATCGTGGGCCTGGAAAAGGAGATCGCGGCCGGGCACTGGGACGTGGTGAGCACCCGCGACGCGGTGAAAACGTACAACCCGGCGGAGTTCAGCGAGCTGCCGGAGCTGGTGCAGGTGGCGCTGCGCGGCGGCGGGCTGCCGGAGCACCGCGTGGTGAACATGATGCCCAGCTACCTCGAGCACCTCGCTGGGCTGCTGACCGGCGAGCGCATCGCGGACTGGCAGTTGTGGGCCACCTGGCACATCCTGCGCTCGCGCGCCGGAGTCCTGCCGGAGGAGGTCGGCGCCAAGAACTTCGAGTTCTACGGCACCACGCTTTCCGGCGCGACGCAGCAGCGCGACCGCTGGAAGCGCGGCGTCGGCCTGGCGGAGTCCATGGTGGGCCAGGAAGTGGGCAAGATCTTCGTGGACAAGCACTTCCCGGCATCGTCCAAAAAGGAGATGCTGGAGCTGGTGGACTACCTCACCGCGGCCTACCGCGAGCGCATCTCCCAGCTGGAGTGGATGACGCCTGCCACCCGCGAGCGCGCGCTGGAGAAGCTGGGCAAGTTTCAGGCCAAGATCGGTTACCCGGACACCTGGCGCGACTACTCCGGCCTGGAGTTCTCCGCCGCCGGCGCGGATCTGCTGGACAACGTACGCAAGGGCTGGGCGTTCCTTCACGATTACGAGCTGGGCAAGATCGGCAAGCCCGCGGATCGCGAGGAGTGGTTTAGCACCCCGCAGACCGTCAACGCCTTCTACAACCCGGTGGTCAATGACATCACCTTCCCGGCGGCCATTCTGCGCCCGCCGTTCTACAGCCCAGAGGCGGACGCGGCGGAGAATTTCGGCGCCATCGGCGCGGTCATCGGCCACGAGATTGGCCACGGTTTCGACGACCAGGGCTCGCAGTACGACGGCACCGGCAACCTCAATAGCTGGTGGACCGACGAGGACCGCGCGGCGTTCGAGGAGCTGACGAGCAAGCTGGTGGAGCAGTACAAGGGGCTGGTGCCGAGCGTGCTCAAGGACAACGGCATCGAGTCCGCGGGCGTGAACGGCGAGTTCACCCTGGGCGAAAACATCGGCGACCTCGGCGGCCTAGGCATCGCGGTGGTGGCGTACCGCAACTACCTGGCGGACAAGGGCCTGGACTTTGCGACGTCGCCGGTGCACGCCTTCGAGGTAGAAGACGCCGACCCGGCGCTCTACGAACAGGAGTACAACGGCCTGCAGCGGCTGTTCCTCTCCTGGGCCAGCGTGTGGCGCACGGCGATCCGCCCGGAGATGGCGCAGCAGTACCTGGCCATCGACCCGCACTCGCCCGCGGAGTTCCGCTGCAACCAGATCGCGTCCAATATCGCGGAGTTCTACGAGGCCTTCGACGTACCGGAGGATTCCCCGATGTACCTGGCGCCCGAGCAGCGCGTGACCATCTGGTAG
- a CDS encoding alpha/beta hydrolase fold domain-containing protein, translated as MTNKEQDDAVEQLSPTLQLEQIASYLDAHYAAPDFTPPWKWDGQDDSDGGAIEAARREADDYCARLPDRITHAAMLQLGTGLDQSMPGVAFADPALRVEDVPGAQIYTAVKAGAAADASAEDTWVISLHSGGWWRGGGSALDNQWRPEVAAVASLTGVNCMDLDYPLAPEHTVAEMNAAVASAVEFARGRGARRVVLWGYSSGGALALLNAPLADALVLTFPDLNSVAGLPDDIRSGAELSALPAGMPVLLQVATEDEIAARADVAGPVLGGATVTAKDYVSHHRVATPELSRQRVSDVAAWLS; from the coding sequence ATGACGAACAAAGAACAGGACGACGCAGTAGAGCAGCTCTCGCCGACACTGCAGCTGGAGCAGATCGCCTCCTACCTGGACGCGCACTACGCCGCCCCGGACTTCACGCCGCCGTGGAAGTGGGACGGTCAGGACGACAGCGACGGTGGAGCGATTGAGGCGGCCCGCCGCGAGGCGGACGATTACTGCGCGCGGCTGCCGGACCGTATCACCCACGCCGCCATGTTGCAGCTGGGCACCGGGCTGGACCAGTCCATGCCGGGCGTGGCCTTCGCCGACCCAGCGCTGCGGGTGGAGGATGTTCCGGGCGCGCAGATCTACACTGCGGTCAAGGCAGGCGCCGCCGCAGACGCCTCAGCGGAGGACACGTGGGTCATCTCGCTGCACTCCGGCGGGTGGTGGCGCGGCGGCGGCAGCGCTCTGGACAACCAGTGGCGCCCCGAGGTCGCGGCGGTCGCCTCGCTGACCGGCGTGAACTGCATGGACCTGGACTACCCCTTGGCGCCTGAGCACACCGTGGCGGAGATGAACGCCGCAGTAGCTTCTGCCGTGGAGTTCGCGCGCGGGCGCGGAGCGCGCCGGGTGGTGCTGTGGGGCTATTCGTCTGGCGGCGCGTTAGCGTTGCTTAACGCCCCGCTCGCCGACGCGCTGGTGCTTACTTTCCCGGATCTTAACTCCGTGGCGGGACTGCCCGACGATATTCGATCTGGCGCGGAGCTCAGCGCGCTGCCGGCGGGGATGCCGGTGCTGCTGCAGGTGGCCACGGAAGACGAGATCGCCGCGCGCGCGGACGTCGCGGGCCCGGTGCTCGGTGGCGCCACCGTGACGGCAAAGGATTACGTCTCCCACCACCGCGTCGCCACGCCTGAGCTGAGCCGCCAGCGGGTGAGCGACGTCGCCGCTTGGCTGAGCTAG